One segment of Paenibacillus rhizovicinus DNA contains the following:
- a CDS encoding 1,2-dihydroxy-3-keto-5-methylthiopentene dioxygenase, with protein sequence MAEIRVRDTNERISGEENVRAFLEKQEVLYEHWDAAKLPAELHNKFVLSDEEKATILATYDAEIRDLAARRGYQIWDVISLSDATPNIEELLKKFEQVHTHTEDEIRGIISGRGIFIIKGDEQTGYFDVELEAGDVISVPENKNHFFTLMDNREIIAVRLFIEKDGWIAHNVDDPAFAK encoded by the coding sequence TTGGCAGAAATACGCGTACGCGACACCAACGAGCGCATCAGCGGCGAAGAAAACGTCCGTGCTTTTCTAGAGAAGCAAGAAGTGCTGTACGAGCACTGGGATGCCGCTAAGCTCCCGGCCGAACTTCATAACAAATTCGTGCTGAGCGACGAAGAGAAAGCGACGATCCTCGCGACTTACGACGCGGAAATCCGCGATTTGGCCGCACGCCGCGGTTATCAAATCTGGGATGTCATCTCGCTGTCGGACGCAACGCCGAACATCGAAGAACTGCTCAAGAAATTCGAGCAAGTCCATACGCACACCGAAGACGAAATCCGCGGTATTATATCCGGACGCGGCATCTTCATCATCAAGGGCGATGAGCAAACGGGTTACTTCGATGTAGAGCTGGAAGCCGGCGACGTCATCTCCGTGCCGGAGAACAAGAACCACTTCTTCACCTTGATGGACAATCGCGAAATCATCGCCGTGCGTCTGTTTATCGAGAAAGACGGATGGATCGCGCATAACGTTGACGATCCGGCGTTCGCGAAATAG